A genomic stretch from Arachis stenosperma cultivar V10309 chromosome 3, arast.V10309.gnm1.PFL2, whole genome shotgun sequence includes:
- the LOC130965539 gene encoding uncharacterized protein LOC130965539: MQELRHRVQNLEQQLADRERDGRSTDPSYTPSPGSEEEDSRRSRPRRTSASRTEAESTREESPIMRRRNDTIIYSRGRPTRRAARGHDDGEGRSERTRQPVIMGVTPFHRSILEVRLPKHFDKPTDMRYDGTQDPLEHLTAFEARMNLEGVGDEVRCRAFPVTLAGPAIRWFNGLPQGSIYSFSDISRAFLAQFTTRIAKAKHPINLLGVTQRQGEPTRRYLDRFNDECLEIDGLTDSVASLCLTNGLLNENFRKHLTTKPVWTMHEIQTVAKEYINDEEVSRVVAANKRQSGYSQARQPGDGERAKEKAREEAPNRAPRPFPRVGKFTNYTPLTLPIVEVYQQIAEKGILPKPRPLKDRTGGNKNLYCDYHKGYGHQTQDCFDMKDALEQAIREGKLAAFSHLIREPRRRYRDQDEEGKTRSAKRQQEPEDRDHGLTVINVVTAKNAAPRSRSAQRRDVKVLTISSPPVQSSKKPPSISFGPEDQWFNDAPENPPMVITARVGTGLVKRILVDTGADSNIMFRNVFDALGLKDADLTTHQHGVIGLGDHFIKPDGVISLPISVGRAQGRRSAMAEFVILRDSTAYNIILERKTINDFEAIINTKLLVMKFVTDDGSIGTIRGDLETAVACDNASLSLRKKSKEASGVFLADLDARVDDKPRPEPEGDLEKFRIGDRVEKFTFVNKNLPHELKEPLIEMIRANSDLFAWTPADMPGIDPKIISHHLAVKAEARPVAQRRRKMSTERAEEVARQTASLLEAGFIREVDYLTWLSNVVLMHSSMPQQDIGI, encoded by the exons atgcagGAGCTACGCCACAGAGTCCAGAACCTAGAACAACAGCTGGCCGACCGGGAGCGGGATGGACGGTCTACCGATCCCAGCTATACCCCATCTCCCGGGAGCGAAGAGGAAGACTCTCGCCGAAGCCGCCCGCGGCGTACATCCGCATCCCGGACGGAAGCGGAGAGCACGCGGGAGGAGTCACCCATAATGAGAAGACGAAATGACACGATCATCTACTCCCGCGGCAGACCAACCCGTCGAGCGGCAAGAGGTCACGATGACGGGGAAGGAAGATCCGAGAGAACACGACAACCCGTGATAATGGGCGTCACCCCGTTCCACCGATCTATCCTCGAGGTCCGGTtgccgaaacacttcgacaaaccaacggacatgaggtacgacggaACTCAAGACCCTCTAGAACACCTCACGGCCTTTGAGGCCAGGATGAATCTGGAGGGAGTTGGGGACGAAGTAAGATGCCGCGCCTTCCCGGTAACCCTAGCAGGGCCAGCGATCagatggtttaacggcctcccaCAAGGTTCCATATACAGTTTCTCGGACATTAGCCGTGCATTCCTGGCCCAATTTACAACGCGGATCGCGAAGGCCAAGCACCCTATCAACCTTCTAGGGGTAACCCAGAGACAAGGAGAACCGACGAGGAGGTACTTagatcggttcaacgacgaatgcttggaaatCGATGGCTTAACCGACTCGGTGGCCAGTCTTTGCCTAACAaacggcctcctcaacgagaaCTTCCGAAAACACCTTACCACGAAACCGGTTTGGACGATGCATGAGATCCAAACGGTAGCCAAGGAGTATATAAAcgacgaggaagtcagccgagtcgtggctgccaataagCGGCAGTCCGGTTACAGCCAAGCCCGGCAACCAGGCGACGGAGAGAGAGCGAAAGAAAAAGCCAGGGAGGAGGCACCAAACAGGGCACCTCGACCGTTCCCTCGGGTCGGGAAATTCACTAACTACACTCCACTCACTCTCCCCATCGTGGAAGTCTATCAACAAATAGCGGAGAAGGGAATCCTACCGAAACCCCGACCACTTAAGGACCGTACGGGAGGAAATAAGAATCTCTATTGTGATTATCATAAGGGTTATGGCCATCAAACACAGGACTGTTTTGACATGAAGGATGCACTAGAACAAGCgataagggaaggaaagctagccgcgtTCTCCCACCTCATCAGGGAGCCGAGAAGACGTTATCGCGATCAAGACGAAGAAGGCAAAACCCGTTCGGCCAAACGGCAACAAGAACCCGAAGACAGAGACCACGGCCTCACTGTGATAAACGTGGTAACGGCCAAAAATGCCGCACCAAGATCCCGGTCGGCACAGAGGAGAGACGTTAAGGTTTTAACGATCTCATCCCCGCCGGTGCAAAGCTCTAAGAAGCCTCCCTCCATTTCTTTCGGCCCGGAAGACCAATGGTTCAACGACGCCCCGGAAAATccccccatggtcattacggccagagtgggaaccggcctcgtcaaacggATCCTCGTCGACACAGGAGCTGATTCAAATATCATGTTCCGTAACGTGTTCGACGCACTAGGACTAAAAGATGCCGACTTGACGACTCACCAGCACGGGGTTATCGGGTTgggcgaccacttcatcaaaccGGACGGAGTAATATCCCTACCAATCTCGGTGGGGCGAGCCCAAGGCCGAAGATCGGCGATGGCCGAATTCGTAATCCTCCGAGATTCCACTgcctacaacatcatcttgGAAAGAAAAACAATCAACGATTTCGAAGCCATAATCAACACAAAGCTGCTAGTCATGAAGTTCGTTACCGATGACGGATCCATAGGGACCATAAGGGGAGACCTCGAGACGGCGGTCGCttgtgacaacgccagcctctccCTTAGAAAGAAGTCCAAGGAAGCATCCGGTGTGTTCCTGGCCGACCTTGATGCCAGAGTGGACGACAAGCCGAGGCCAGAACCAGAAGGGGATCTGGAGAAGTTTAGAATTGGTGACAGAGTGGAAAAGTTCACATTTGTTAACAAGAACCTCCCACATGAGTTGAAGGAGCCTTTGATCGAAATGATAAGAGCCAACAGTGACTTGTTCGCCTGGACtccagccgacatgccgggcatagacccaAAAATCATCTCACACCATCTAGCCGTCAAGGCGGAAGCACGCCCGGTGGCCCAACGAAGGAGAAAGATGTCGACGGAGAGAGCAGAGGAGGTGGCCAGGCAGACGGccagcctcctagaagcaggcttCATACGAGAAGTGGACTACTTGACATGGCTCTCAAATGTGGTATTG ATGCACTCGTCGATGCCGCAGCAGGATATCGGTATCTAa